A genomic window from Microbacterium sp. ET2 includes:
- a CDS encoding HPr family phosphocarrier protein, which yields MIGFVVVSHSRPLAEAALDLAMQMVHDEPPPVRIASGAQGGFGTDAAAIAEAIDELADADGVLIMTDLGSAVLSAELALDLRESTHPVRISDGPFVEGMTAGIVRALSGGTLDEVAAEARGTLAAKRRDEPDEAAEPAASAPATGDGITAEEPLVNKVGLHSRPAATLVRTVRTFTSDIRISNATSGAGPVKANSMVGLLSLGASKGDVLRIEADGSDAEEAVAALRDLVRDGFGEKD from the coding sequence GTGATCGGCTTCGTCGTCGTCTCTCACAGTCGTCCCCTCGCCGAGGCGGCGCTCGACCTCGCGATGCAGATGGTGCACGACGAGCCCCCGCCGGTGCGGATCGCTTCGGGCGCCCAGGGCGGGTTCGGCACCGACGCGGCAGCCATCGCGGAGGCGATCGACGAGCTCGCCGACGCCGACGGGGTGCTCATCATGACCGACCTCGGCTCGGCGGTGCTGAGCGCCGAGCTCGCCCTCGACCTTCGGGAGTCGACCCATCCGGTGCGCATCAGCGACGGGCCGTTCGTCGAAGGGATGACCGCGGGCATCGTGCGTGCCCTCTCGGGCGGCACGCTCGACGAGGTCGCAGCCGAAGCCCGGGGCACCCTGGCGGCGAAGCGGCGGGACGAACCGGACGAAGCGGCGGAACCCGCAGCCTCTGCGCCGGCGACGGGCGACGGGATCACCGCCGAAGAACCTCTCGTCAACAAGGTCGGCCTGCACTCGCGCCCCGCGGCGACGCTCGTGCGCACCGTGCGGACGTTCACCTCCGACATCCGGATCTCCAACGCCACCTCGGGGGCGGGACCGGTGAAGGCGAACAGCATGGTCGGCCTCCTCTCCCTGGGAGCGTCGAAGGGCGATGTCCTGCGGATCGAGGCCGACGGGTCCGACGCCGAAGAGGCCGTCGCCGCCCTGCGGGACCTCGTGAGGGACGGCTTCGGCGAGAAGGACTGA
- a CDS encoding MFS transporter, giving the protein MNVIPVAYLASYMLSLLGNSIAGVALPLIVLQVTGSALGAGAVAAATAIPAVLAGLVMGVVIDRINRRTSSVITDLVSAASIAALPLIDLISGLSLGWFILFGIIGSLGDVPGMTARDALLPAIVRHGGIGAERLMGIRETLGAAALLLGPAAAGTLMVLFDGSTVLWITAATSLAAALLTLVIPHRVGVVLIPARAGGARTSGWTQLRDGWRVLFRTPFLVVTTMLSLISVIVLSSMQGLILPVHFSLIDQPGMLGFVLTALAGGMLLGGTIYAIAGARGRRRTWFLVGLFGSAAGFGVIAALPGIWIVFAGAFLVGLSSGLFGSLIGVLMIERIPEQMRGRVMGTQNAIMTAAPAVGIVAAAVITEYAGVNVAAIALAGVWIIALGLGVFARSLRSLERGSAGPGEAETVVNERA; this is encoded by the coding sequence ATGAACGTCATCCCCGTCGCGTACCTCGCGTCTTACATGCTGTCGCTCCTGGGCAACTCGATCGCCGGCGTCGCCCTCCCGCTGATCGTCCTCCAGGTGACGGGGAGCGCTCTCGGAGCAGGCGCGGTGGCGGCAGCGACGGCGATCCCTGCCGTCCTTGCCGGCCTCGTCATGGGAGTGGTGATCGACAGGATCAACCGGCGAACCTCCTCGGTGATCACCGATCTCGTGTCGGCCGCTTCCATCGCCGCGCTCCCGCTGATCGATCTGATCTCCGGGTTGAGCCTCGGATGGTTCATCCTGTTCGGCATCATCGGCTCGCTCGGCGATGTACCGGGCATGACCGCCCGCGACGCTCTGCTGCCGGCCATCGTGCGTCACGGCGGGATCGGAGCCGAGCGGCTCATGGGCATCCGCGAGACGCTCGGCGCCGCCGCACTGCTGCTCGGGCCGGCCGCGGCAGGAACGCTCATGGTGCTGTTCGACGGTTCGACCGTTCTCTGGATCACGGCGGCGACGTCGCTGGCGGCGGCACTGCTCACCCTGGTGATTCCTCACCGTGTCGGCGTGGTGCTCATCCCGGCCCGCGCCGGCGGCGCGCGCACCAGCGGCTGGACTCAGCTCCGTGACGGGTGGCGCGTGCTCTTCCGCACCCCGTTCCTCGTGGTCACGACCATGCTCAGCCTCATCTCGGTGATCGTGCTGTCGTCGATGCAGGGGCTGATCCTCCCGGTGCACTTCTCGCTCATCGATCAGCCCGGAATGCTCGGCTTCGTCCTCACAGCGCTCGCAGGCGGGATGCTGCTGGGCGGCACGATCTACGCCATCGCCGGGGCGCGGGGTCGGCGGCGGACGTGGTTCCTCGTCGGGCTGTTCGGCAGCGCAGCGGGCTTCGGCGTCATCGCCGCACTCCCGGGCATCTGGATCGTGTTCGCGGGCGCCTTCCTCGTCGGACTGTCCAGCGGCCTGTTCGGCAGTCTCATCGGTGTGCTGATGATCGAACGGATTCCGGAGCAGATGCGGGGCCGGGTGATGGGTACGCAGAACGCGATCATGACCGCTGCGCCCGCGGTGGGCATCGTCGCCGCAGCGGTGATCACGGAGTACGCGGGCGTGAACGTGGCCGCGATCGCTCTCGCCGGTGTCTGGATCATCGCGCTCGGACTCGGAGTGTTCGCCCGCTCGCTGCGTAGTCTGGAGCGTGGAAGCGCGGGGCCGGGCGAAGCCGAGACGGTGGTGAACGAGCGTGCGTAG
- the dhaL gene encoding dihydroxyacetone kinase subunit DhaL, translating into MTDAVTTAALQDWLRRAAVALSENAEYLTQLDSAIGDADHGTNMNRGFTAITAKLDAGSPADIPALFKTVGMTLISSVGGASGPLYGTLFLEMGKNSPADGEMSAADLEKALRAGVAGIVARGHAEVGDKTMVDALDPAIEALSASVASGASAAEAVTAAAEAAKKGSDATEPLVARKGRASYLGERSAGHIDPGSVSATILLRAMSEALTESAG; encoded by the coding sequence ATGACGGATGCCGTCACCACCGCCGCACTGCAGGACTGGCTCCGTCGCGCCGCCGTGGCGCTGAGCGAGAACGCCGAATACCTCACTCAGCTCGACTCGGCGATCGGCGATGCCGACCACGGCACCAACATGAACCGTGGGTTCACGGCGATCACGGCCAAGCTCGATGCCGGCTCGCCCGCCGACATCCCCGCCCTGTTCAAGACCGTCGGGATGACGCTGATCTCGTCGGTCGGCGGCGCGAGCGGGCCCCTGTACGGCACCCTGTTCCTCGAAATGGGCAAGAACTCCCCCGCGGACGGGGAGATGAGCGCGGCCGACCTCGAGAAGGCGCTGCGCGCCGGGGTGGCGGGCATCGTCGCGCGGGGTCACGCCGAGGTGGGTGACAAGACGATGGTCGACGCGCTCGACCCCGCGATCGAGGCATTGTCGGCGTCGGTGGCCTCGGGCGCGTCGGCGGCCGAGGCGGTGACGGCCGCCGCGGAGGCAGCGAAGAAGGGATCGGATGCCACCGAGCCGCTCGTCGCTCGCAAGGGCCGCGCCTCGTACCTCGGCGAGCGCAGCGCAGGACACATCGACCCCGGCTCGGTATCGGCGACGATCCTGCTGCGGGCGATGAGCGAGGCGCTGACGGAGTCAGCGGGGTGA
- a CDS encoding MerR family transcriptional regulator: protein MRSAELARLAGVTVRALRHYHQVGVLAEPPRGSNGYRDYDVHDLVRLLRIRRLASLGVPLERMPDLLDAPSDGAALLDELDTGLAEQIARLTEQRALIARVRALGAPPDIPADLAPFLAFFAAAGAPSELTRIDRDQSILLAHLIGEERMPQLVRFYERVSDPAIAPAVVSFSERFALVGPHTAEQEARALVSDFLHAFGPLLTESSADAMPTMSRAAEQLIAEYTGDVLNPMQRRVLADLVAAVDDQLA, encoded by the coding sequence GTGCGTAGTGCAGAGCTGGCGCGACTGGCCGGGGTCACCGTACGCGCACTGCGCCACTACCACCAGGTCGGCGTGCTGGCCGAACCTCCGCGCGGATCCAACGGATACCGCGACTACGACGTGCACGACCTGGTTCGGCTGCTGCGGATCCGGCGGCTGGCGTCGCTCGGCGTTCCCCTGGAGCGCATGCCCGACCTCCTCGATGCCCCATCCGACGGCGCCGCACTCCTCGACGAGCTCGACACCGGGCTCGCGGAGCAGATCGCGCGTCTCACCGAGCAGCGCGCCCTCATCGCACGGGTCCGCGCGCTGGGTGCCCCGCCCGACATCCCCGCCGATCTGGCGCCCTTCCTCGCGTTCTTCGCGGCGGCGGGTGCCCCGTCGGAGCTGACCCGGATCGATCGCGACCAGTCCATTCTGCTCGCGCATCTCATCGGCGAGGAGCGGATGCCTCAGCTGGTGCGCTTCTACGAGAGGGTGAGCGACCCTGCCATCGCTCCCGCGGTCGTCTCCTTCTCGGAGCGGTTCGCTCTCGTGGGTCCCCACACCGCGGAGCAGGAGGCCAGGGCGCTGGTGTCGGACTTCCTGCACGCCTTCGGCCCCCTCCTCACCGAGTCATCCGCCGACGCGATGCCGACGATGAGCCGGGCGGCCGAGCAGCTGATCGCCGAATACACCGGCGACGTGCTGAACCCCATGCAGCGGCGGGTTCTCGCCGATCTCGTCGCGGCGGTCGACGACCAGCTCGCGTGA